In Carassius gibelio isolate Cgi1373 ecotype wild population from Czech Republic chromosome B19, carGib1.2-hapl.c, whole genome shotgun sequence, one DNA window encodes the following:
- the topaz1 gene encoding uncharacterized protein topaz1 isoform X1 has translation MLPCSGVSRIKLKRDSFNRNSKLKPNKRRWTGLKNVSGLNQLADRGLQVQDQASSPGPERTDVVYSEVNAKEICEPASRFDGQASSKQDACAEHDGCGGGYNQGTFPPTVSGFNNCPGGGTKAQSTCTRSQPPCKKTPKRLSEHRKEFFYRLRLALCLKRQNGGKRVMHGPTEVQCHTLSYINSNVSVQSDNISIKSTVCGEPVEQTPPAQLDPKYDQNTVGQDYLGQEKPRAGRGRPRKLFIDHFGGPDGRMKTTIKTDARRARASKARGAFSGKTPNISSKFELRRQLRSNTRKNCKRLVKNSCCALCGDVKYIPPPSKNLAPLPSHRSRASHPSQTVCQKDAGHISKSPTVMNFRFEKFPMVNLCNVARVFDIASHDFSYVLPAVLRQKRKCKRVQCLRKEFDFLVNPHLHGIKECRSKIANQSWEVSTPTHSCASFSSGDPLSGAAASTYVSDTAETPDGSAKESDTCLARNLDCESMRQTDVEGTDLVLPGCDDSGPVVYDKACPMKNISESPTSPARRVPPLILRRVAVNGFGFRGGDDDGENSGHSLDEEKEEDSSNENSDSEVNSPESFSCQRVQAYIFFPQSSCARTYRTWPFPRTGPPNDPRSHLRTGPRWIVTTSFPAITPLSGAPECLSDKDIQYEMYKPTKQSKTSYDTRELLEGQPVCSFIPGENTLESTQKGRVQSLNPSHTMTQDSFILRLADHNSCSSESRDMLEQHPSASCEKPHTCTPERTPRSLVHSPKDLLTHVSKPAEPESNQSLKKALKDVLESSVPVVTEQVNICKFNGLDYATSLEECSLLKNHCLLKKSNQKMLSSVPEIQADFISDLETSACPVSQTSRAQTVEDQEWNENCDGQTLYNPGSLSEICLQVEILKEQHPPLVTTTSTMDQDADATPYTAGSNPDCSGDEKQKQEFDSCTVADSSSEEENEHVPSLSSDDFVEHDAAVSSQSDGDGTNQMNNEKQGCSPPQLPVDVDRFLDVSRAYEEDILVLDVIQDDPELFGAVVTETLIEQDTSTEENGETPPKIEKPQTGNHCKIVWDQNADGESCPTASDVRTDSLTDGGSLTVKETDNYRAQPVQEKSISNSENATDCNNNQEMSQTNGITVINTRASRLVMDPCSNGYEVTPKETSTLRTFNSNYCWFYFSEYNSCMRSVCWFLHVPRDGDEKFCMDTVKKFCHTGKHGLILRAVEVFMAYYSSCSPSVSFSEEIVNSLLSSLLNFCLLREFDAVINLLLKHKRRPPPEMMLAAFKLVMERGLINSVPELIHLTSRIVEAGCVFSVDQCEVMQNHLQIMQVPRQQMDIFLAVKCRALVTNPHTSELSDLAQAVVRVEMLKHQEDWAGLALVFCNVCVGSHSQMELLRFCCCVTMALLKEPKGKLTLPYELFAESVCQQVLSNDMIKTILGRIGVSLIFRYHRTRDWNKGVKLVSVMFRLHIEFITLKGLMGNENRVSRCQLVTMATEFFLHSGSIEGALKMLRADGWFVNSSMWPCEQVDIENRKHVLTLLAEKTSHRDAFEIITNLPGIRQPINGVQINEYAETFNVHLRLCLVKQTLPVAADLLEFMLIHGLVPDTLQLQNLIHKLGKQNNWSRARALFKRAQSAGFYSAVVCERDSLFLPCNLSEIEMTLAFEMFITFINTKLLAPSGASQPLLITLRRHADIEDLTESVYLAAGCRLLSAALIPNPKLSIRYTAVNKSQEQFFHLDRASAHKWFLQNERWAREIWAS, from the exons ATGCTTCCGTGCAGCGGCGTTTCGAGGATCAAATTGAAGAGGGATTCGTTTAATCGCAATAGCAAATTAAAGCCGAACAAACGCAGATGGACTGGACTTAAAAATGTGTCAGGTTTAAATCAACTTGCTGATCGTGGCTTACAGGTACAAGACCAAGCCAGTTCCCCAGGCCCGGAGAGAACAGATGTCGTTTACTCCGAAGTAAACGCCAAAGAAATCTGCGAACCAGCGTCCCGGTTTGACGGGCAAGCGAGCTCCAAACAAGACGCTTGTGCGGAACATGACGGCTGCGGAGGGGGTTATAATCAAGGTACATTCCCACCCACAGTTAGTGGCTTTAATAACTGTCCAGGGGGAGGAACTAAAGCTCAGAGTACCTGTACAAGGAGTCAGCCACCGTGCAAAAAGACGCCGAAACGGTTGTCCGAACATAGAAAAGAGTTTTTCTACCGTTTGCGTTTAGCTTTGTGCTTAAAACGTCAAAATGGCGGGAAGCGTGTGATGCACGGGCCGACAGAAGTGCAGTGCCACACTCTGTCGTATATAAACAGTAACGTGTCGGTTCAGTCagataatatttctattaaatccACGGTCTGTGGGGAACCAGTGGAACAAACTCCACCTGCCCAACTAGATCCAAAGTACGATCAAAACACTGTCGGTCAAGATTATCTGGGGCAAGAAAAGCCTCGTGCCGGAAGGGGAAGACCGAGGAAACTGTTTATTGATCATTTTGGTGGCCCTGATGGACGGATGAAAACGACAATCAAGACGGACGCTCGGCGAGCGCGTGCAAGTAAAGCCAGGGGTGCCTTTTCTGGAAAAACACCAA ATATCAGTTCAAAATTTGAGCTGAGACGACAGCTTAGgtcaaacacaaggaaaaactGCAAACGATTGGTGAAAAATTCGTGCTGTGCTTTGTGTGGTGATGTGAAATACATTCCTCCCCCTAGTAAGAATCTGGCCCCTTTACCCAGTCACAGATCTAGAGCTAGCCACCCCAGCCAGACTGTGTGCCAGAAAGATGCTGGTCATATCTCAAAGTCCCCAACCGTGATGAATTTCCGCTTCGAGAAATTCCCTATGGTGAATCTGTGCAATGTAGCCAGAGTGTTTGACATAGCCTCTCATGATTTCTCATACGTCTTACCAGCCGTACTAAGACAAAAGAGGAAGTGCAAAAGAGTGCAGTGCTTAAGGAAAGAATTTGATTTTCTTGTGAATCCTCATCTCCACGGCATCAAGGAGTGTAGAAGTAAGATTGCCAACCAGTCCTGGGAAGTTTCCACACCAACCCATAGCTGTGCTTCTTTTTCATCAGGTGATCCACTATCTGGAGCTGCGGCCAGCACGTATGTTTCAGacaccgctgagactcctgatgGATCTGCCAAGGAATCGGATACTTGTCTTGCAAGGAATCTAGACTGCGAGAGTATGAGACAGACCGACGTCGAAGGAACTGACCTGGTACTCCCAGGGTGCGATGACAGTGGCCCTGTTGTTTATGACAAGGCCTGTCCAATGAAAAACATATCTGAAAGTCCTACCAGCCCAGCTCGTCGTGTACCACCTCTAATACTCAGACGGGTTGCTGTCAATGGCTTTGGTTTCAgaggtggtgatgatgatggggAGAACAGTGGTCATTCACTGGATGAAGAGAAAGAGGAAGACAGTAGTAATGAGAATTCTGACAGTGAAGTGAACTCGCCTGAGAGTTTCTCCTGCCAGCGAGTGCAAGCCTACATATTTTTCCCTCAATCATCATGCGCTCGCACATACAGGACCTGGCCCTTCCCTAGAACGGGCCCTCCTAACGACCCCAGGTCACACCTGCGCACTGGACCCCGTTGGATTGTAACCACTTCATTTCCTGCTATCACTCCTCTCAGTGGAGCACCTGAATGCTTGTCAGACAAAGACATTCAATACGAAATGTACAAACccacaaagcaaagcaaaaccaGTTATGACACAAGAGAGCTACTGGAGGGGCAACCAGTTTGTTCATTTATACCAGGTGAGAACACATTGGAAAGTACTCAGAAAGGTCGAGTACAAAGTCTTAATCCAAGTCATACAATGACACAGGATAGTTTTATTTTGAGACTTGCAGACCACAACAGTTGCAGTTCAGAAAGTAGAGACATGCTGGAGCAGCATCCTTCTGCATCTTGTGAAAAACCGCACACTTGCACACCTGAAAGGACTCCAAGGAGTCTAGTGCACAGTCCAAAAGACCTATTGACTCATGTTTCCAAACCTGCAGAGCCTGAGTCAAACCAAAGTCTGAAGAAAGCTTTGAAAGATGTTCTTGAGTCCTCTGTACCTGTAGTGACTGAACAGGTTAACATCTGCAAATTTAATGGTCTTGACTATGCAACATCATTAGAAGAGTGCAGTCTTTTAAAAAATCATTGCCTGCTCAAGAAGTCAAATCAGAAAATGCTCTCAAGTGTGCCTGAAATTCAAGCTGATTTCATTTCGGATCTTGAGACCAGTGCCTGTCCTGTTAGCCAAACCTCAAGAGCTCAGACAGTTGAGGATCAAGAGTGGAACGAAAATTGTGATGGACAAACTTTGTATAACCCTGGATCGCTTTCGGAAATATGTCTTCAAGTAGAAATCCTAAAAGAACAGCATCCTCCTTTAGTGACAACAACTTCCACAATGGACCAGGATGCTGATGCCACACCGTATACAGCCGGCAGCAATCCTGACTGTTCAGGAGATGAGAAGCAAAAGCAAGAATTTGACAGCTGTACAGTTGCAGACTCCTCTTCTGAAGAGGAAAACGAACATGTCCCTAGTCTGTCATCAGATGACTTTGTGGAACATGATGCTGCTGTGAGCTCACAATCTGATGGCGATGGGACAAATCAGATGAATAACGAAAAACAAGGCTGTAGTCCTCCACAACTTCCTGTGGATGTTGACCGCTTCCTGGATGTTTCTAGAGCATATGAAGAAGACATCCTTGTACTAGACGTGATACAAGATGATCCAGAGTTATTTGGGGCTGTTGTCACTGAAACTCTGATTGAACAGGACACATCAACAGAGGAGAATGGAGAGACACCGCCGAAGATAGAGAAACCACAAACAGGGAACCATTGCAAGATTGTCTGGGACCAAAATGCAGATGG TGAGTCTTGCCCcactgcttcagatgtcaggacTGATAGTTTGACAGATGGCGGTTCTCTGACAG TTAAGGAGACAGACAATTACAGAGCTCAGCCTGTCCAGGAAAAGAGTATTTCAAATTCAGAG AATGCCACAGACTGCAATAACAACCAAGAGATGAGTCAAACAAATGGTATTACAGTAATAAACACAAGAGCATCAAGACTTGTGATGGACCCATGTAGTAATG GGTATGAAGTGACTCCAAAAGAGACTTCCACTTTGAGaacttttaacagtaat TATTGTTGGTTCTACTTTAGTGAATATAACTCCTGCATGCGAAGTGTCTGTTGGTTCCTGCACGTACCTAGAGATGGGGATGAAAAG ttctGCATGGATACAGTGAAAAAGTTTTGTCATACCGGGAAGCATGGTCTTATTTTGCGAGCAG TGGAGGTGTTTATGGCATATTACAGCAGTTGTTCTCCCAGCGTGAGTTTCAGTGAGGAGATTGTCAATTCTCTGCTGTCGTCTCTCCTTAATTTTTGTCTGCTGAGAGAATTTGATGCAGTCATTAACTTGCTTCTCAAACACAAGAGGCGG CCTCCACCTGAGATGATGTTAGCCGCTTTTAAACTTGTGATGGAAAGAGGCCTGATTAACTCTGTACCTGAGCTCATTCACCTCACCTCAAGG ATTGTCGAGGCAGGATGTGTATTCAGTGTGGATCAGTGTGAGGTCATGCAGAATCATCTCCAAATTATGCAGGTTCCTAGACAGCAGATGGACATTTTCCTAGCTGTTAAATGCAG AGCTCTGGTAACTAATCCCCATACCTCCGAGCTGTCAGATCTGGCTCAGGCTGTTGTTAGAGTTGAG atGCTGAAGCATCAGGAAGACTGGGCTGGACTGGCTCTAGTATTCTGCAATGTTTGTGTTGGGTCACACAGCCAAATGGAACTTCTCCGGTTTTGCTGCTGTGTTACCATGGCACTGCTGAAAGAGCCCAAAGGCAAACTCACCCTACCGTATGAGCTGTTTGCTGAATCAG TGTGTCAGCAAGTCTTGTCCAATGACATGATAAAAACCATCCTGGGGAGAATTGGAGTCTCTCTGATCTTCAGGTACCACAGGACACGAGATTGGAATAAG GGAGTGAAGCTGGTCAGTGTGATGTTCAGGCTGCACATTGAGTTCATCACTCTGAAAGGGCTAATGGGGAATGAGAACCGGGTGTCTCGCTGTCAGCTGGTCACTATGGCCACAGAGTTCTTCCTCCATAGCGGAAGTATTGAGGGAGCTTTGAAAATGCTGAGAG CTGATGGCTGGTTTGTGAACTCCAGCATGTGGCCTTGTGAGCAGGTCGACATCGAAAATCGAAAACATGTCCTGACGCTTTTAGCTGAGAAGACGTCACACAGAGACGCCTTTGAAATTATCACCAATTTACCTGGAATCAGACAACCGATAA ATGGTGTGCAGATAAACGAATATGCTGAAACATTCAATGTTCATCTGCGTCTGTGCTTGGTAAAGCAGACATTACCAGTCGCTGCAGATCTCCTTGAGTTCATGCTAATACACGGTCTGGTGCCTGATACCCTCCAGCTACAGAACCTCATCCATAAATTGGGCAAACAGAACAACTGGAGCCGTGCCAGGGCGCTTTTTAAAC GTGCTCAGTCGGCAGGGTTTTACTCTGCGGTGGTGTGTGAAAGAGACTCTCTGTTTCTGCCATGTAATCTCAGTGAAATTGAGATGACGCTGGCCTTCGAGATGTTCATCACCTTTATTAATACTAAACTACTGGCCCCTTCTGGAGCCTCCCAACCACTTCTCATTACACTCAGACG GCATGCCGATATTGAGGATTTAACGGAGAGTGTGTACTTGGCGGCGGGTTGTCGGCTTCTCTCTGCGGCTCTCATACCAAACCCTAAATTGAGCATCCGCTACACAGCTGTCAATAAAAGCCAAGAACAGTTCTTTCACCTGGACCGTGCATCTGCCCACAAATGGTTTTTGCAGAACGAGCGTTGGGCACGAGAGATTTGGGCAagctaa
- the topaz1 gene encoding uncharacterized protein topaz1 isoform X3: MLPCSGVSRIKLKRDSFNRNSKLKPNKRRWTGLKNVSGLNQLADRGLQVQDQASSPGPERTDVVYSEVNAKEICEPASRFDGQASSKQDACAEHDGCGGGYNQGTFPPTVSGFNNCPGGGTKAQSTCTRSQPPCKKTPKRLSEHRKEFFYRLRLALCLKRQNGGKRVMHGPTEVQCHTLSYINSNVSVQSDNISIKSTVCGEPVEQTPPAQLDPKYDQNTVGQDYLGQEKPRAGRGRPRKLFIDHFGGPDGRMKTTIKTDARRARASKARGAFSGKTPNISSKFELRRQLRSNTRKNCKRLVKNSCCALCGDVKYIPPPSKNLAPLPSHRSRASHPSQTVCQKDAGHISKSPTVMNFRFEKFPMVNLCNVARVFDIASHDFSYVLPAVLRQKRKCKRVQCLRKEFDFLVNPHLHGIKECRSKIANQSWEVSTPTHSCASFSSGDPLSGAAASTYVSDTAETPDGSAKESDTCLARNLDCESMRQTDVEGTDLVLPGCDDSGPVVYDKACPMKNISESPTSPARRVPPLILRRVAVNGFGFRGGDDDGENSGHSLDEEKEEDSSNENSDSEVNSPESFSCQRVQAYIFFPQSSCARTYRTWPFPRTGPPNDPRSHLRTGPRWIVTTSFPAITPLSGAPECLSDKDIQYEMYKPTKQSKTSYDTRELLEGQPVCSFIPGENTLESTQKGRVQSLNPSHTMTQDSFILRLADHNSCSSESRDMLEQHPSASCEKPHTCTPERTPRSLVHSPKDLLTHVSKPAEPESNQSLKKALKDVLESSVPVVTEQVNICKFNGLDYATSLEECSLLKNHCLLKKSNQKMLSSVPEIQADFISDLETSACPVSQTSRAQTVEDQEWNENCDGQTLYNPGSLSEICLQVEILKEQHPPLVTTTSTMDQDADATPYTAGSNPDCSGDEKQKQEFDSCTVADSSSEEENEHVPSLSSDDFVEHDAAVSSQSDGDGTNQMNNEKQGCSPPQLPVDVDRFLDVSRAYEEDILVLDVIQDDPELFGAVVTETLIEQDTSTEENGETPPKIEKPQTGNHCKIVWDQNADGSSESCPTASDVRTDSLTDGGSLTVKETDNYRAQPVQEKSISNSENATDCNNNQEMSQTNGITVINTRASRLVMDPCSNGYEVTPKETSTLRTFNSNYCWFYFSEYNSCMRSVCWFLHVPRDGDEKFCMDTVKKFCHTGKHGLILRAVEVFMAYYSSCSPSVSFSEEIVNSLLSSLLNFCLLREFDAVINLLLKHKRRPPPEMMLAAFKLVMERGLINSVPELIHLTSRIVEAGCVFSVDQCEVMQNHLQIMQVPRQQMDIFLAVKCRALVTNPHTSELSDLAQAVVRVEMLKHQEDWAGLALVFCNVCVGSHSQMELLRFCCCVTMALLKEPKGKLTLPYELFAESVCQQVLSNDMIKTILGRIGVSLIFRYHRTRDWNKGVKLVSVMFRLHIEFITLKGLMGNENRVSRCQLVTMATEFFLHSGSIEGALKMLRADGWFVNSSMWPCEQVDIENRKHVLTLLAEKTSHRDAFEIITNLPGIRQPINGVQINEYAETFNVHLRLCLVKQTLPVAADLLEFMLIHGLVPDTLQLQNLIHKLGKQNNWSRARALFKRAQSAGFYSAVVCERDSLFLPCNLSEIEMTLAFEMFITFINTKLLAPSGASQPLLITLRRHADIEDLTESVYLAAGCRLLSAALIPNPKLSIRYTAVNKSQEQFFHLDRASAHKWFLQNERWAREIWAS; the protein is encoded by the exons ATGCTTCCGTGCAGCGGCGTTTCGAGGATCAAATTGAAGAGGGATTCGTTTAATCGCAATAGCAAATTAAAGCCGAACAAACGCAGATGGACTGGACTTAAAAATGTGTCAGGTTTAAATCAACTTGCTGATCGTGGCTTACAGGTACAAGACCAAGCCAGTTCCCCAGGCCCGGAGAGAACAGATGTCGTTTACTCCGAAGTAAACGCCAAAGAAATCTGCGAACCAGCGTCCCGGTTTGACGGGCAAGCGAGCTCCAAACAAGACGCTTGTGCGGAACATGACGGCTGCGGAGGGGGTTATAATCAAGGTACATTCCCACCCACAGTTAGTGGCTTTAATAACTGTCCAGGGGGAGGAACTAAAGCTCAGAGTACCTGTACAAGGAGTCAGCCACCGTGCAAAAAGACGCCGAAACGGTTGTCCGAACATAGAAAAGAGTTTTTCTACCGTTTGCGTTTAGCTTTGTGCTTAAAACGTCAAAATGGCGGGAAGCGTGTGATGCACGGGCCGACAGAAGTGCAGTGCCACACTCTGTCGTATATAAACAGTAACGTGTCGGTTCAGTCagataatatttctattaaatccACGGTCTGTGGGGAACCAGTGGAACAAACTCCACCTGCCCAACTAGATCCAAAGTACGATCAAAACACTGTCGGTCAAGATTATCTGGGGCAAGAAAAGCCTCGTGCCGGAAGGGGAAGACCGAGGAAACTGTTTATTGATCATTTTGGTGGCCCTGATGGACGGATGAAAACGACAATCAAGACGGACGCTCGGCGAGCGCGTGCAAGTAAAGCCAGGGGTGCCTTTTCTGGAAAAACACCAA ATATCAGTTCAAAATTTGAGCTGAGACGACAGCTTAGgtcaaacacaaggaaaaactGCAAACGATTGGTGAAAAATTCGTGCTGTGCTTTGTGTGGTGATGTGAAATACATTCCTCCCCCTAGTAAGAATCTGGCCCCTTTACCCAGTCACAGATCTAGAGCTAGCCACCCCAGCCAGACTGTGTGCCAGAAAGATGCTGGTCATATCTCAAAGTCCCCAACCGTGATGAATTTCCGCTTCGAGAAATTCCCTATGGTGAATCTGTGCAATGTAGCCAGAGTGTTTGACATAGCCTCTCATGATTTCTCATACGTCTTACCAGCCGTACTAAGACAAAAGAGGAAGTGCAAAAGAGTGCAGTGCTTAAGGAAAGAATTTGATTTTCTTGTGAATCCTCATCTCCACGGCATCAAGGAGTGTAGAAGTAAGATTGCCAACCAGTCCTGGGAAGTTTCCACACCAACCCATAGCTGTGCTTCTTTTTCATCAGGTGATCCACTATCTGGAGCTGCGGCCAGCACGTATGTTTCAGacaccgctgagactcctgatgGATCTGCCAAGGAATCGGATACTTGTCTTGCAAGGAATCTAGACTGCGAGAGTATGAGACAGACCGACGTCGAAGGAACTGACCTGGTACTCCCAGGGTGCGATGACAGTGGCCCTGTTGTTTATGACAAGGCCTGTCCAATGAAAAACATATCTGAAAGTCCTACCAGCCCAGCTCGTCGTGTACCACCTCTAATACTCAGACGGGTTGCTGTCAATGGCTTTGGTTTCAgaggtggtgatgatgatggggAGAACAGTGGTCATTCACTGGATGAAGAGAAAGAGGAAGACAGTAGTAATGAGAATTCTGACAGTGAAGTGAACTCGCCTGAGAGTTTCTCCTGCCAGCGAGTGCAAGCCTACATATTTTTCCCTCAATCATCATGCGCTCGCACATACAGGACCTGGCCCTTCCCTAGAACGGGCCCTCCTAACGACCCCAGGTCACACCTGCGCACTGGACCCCGTTGGATTGTAACCACTTCATTTCCTGCTATCACTCCTCTCAGTGGAGCACCTGAATGCTTGTCAGACAAAGACATTCAATACGAAATGTACAAACccacaaagcaaagcaaaaccaGTTATGACACAAGAGAGCTACTGGAGGGGCAACCAGTTTGTTCATTTATACCAGGTGAGAACACATTGGAAAGTACTCAGAAAGGTCGAGTACAAAGTCTTAATCCAAGTCATACAATGACACAGGATAGTTTTATTTTGAGACTTGCAGACCACAACAGTTGCAGTTCAGAAAGTAGAGACATGCTGGAGCAGCATCCTTCTGCATCTTGTGAAAAACCGCACACTTGCACACCTGAAAGGACTCCAAGGAGTCTAGTGCACAGTCCAAAAGACCTATTGACTCATGTTTCCAAACCTGCAGAGCCTGAGTCAAACCAAAGTCTGAAGAAAGCTTTGAAAGATGTTCTTGAGTCCTCTGTACCTGTAGTGACTGAACAGGTTAACATCTGCAAATTTAATGGTCTTGACTATGCAACATCATTAGAAGAGTGCAGTCTTTTAAAAAATCATTGCCTGCTCAAGAAGTCAAATCAGAAAATGCTCTCAAGTGTGCCTGAAATTCAAGCTGATTTCATTTCGGATCTTGAGACCAGTGCCTGTCCTGTTAGCCAAACCTCAAGAGCTCAGACAGTTGAGGATCAAGAGTGGAACGAAAATTGTGATGGACAAACTTTGTATAACCCTGGATCGCTTTCGGAAATATGTCTTCAAGTAGAAATCCTAAAAGAACAGCATCCTCCTTTAGTGACAACAACTTCCACAATGGACCAGGATGCTGATGCCACACCGTATACAGCCGGCAGCAATCCTGACTGTTCAGGAGATGAGAAGCAAAAGCAAGAATTTGACAGCTGTACAGTTGCAGACTCCTCTTCTGAAGAGGAAAACGAACATGTCCCTAGTCTGTCATCAGATGACTTTGTGGAACATGATGCTGCTGTGAGCTCACAATCTGATGGCGATGGGACAAATCAGATGAATAACGAAAAACAAGGCTGTAGTCCTCCACAACTTCCTGTGGATGTTGACCGCTTCCTGGATGTTTCTAGAGCATATGAAGAAGACATCCTTGTACTAGACGTGATACAAGATGATCCAGAGTTATTTGGGGCTGTTGTCACTGAAACTCTGATTGAACAGGACACATCAACAGAGGAGAATGGAGAGACACCGCCGAAGATAGAGAAACCACAAACAGGGAACCATTGCAAGATTGTCTGGGACCAAAATGCAGATGG ttccagTGAGTCTTGCCCcactgcttcagatgtcaggacTGATAGTTTGACAGATGGCGGTTCTCTGACAG TTAAGGAGACAGACAATTACAGAGCTCAGCCTGTCCAGGAAAAGAGTATTTCAAATTCAGAG AATGCCACAGACTGCAATAACAACCAAGAGATGAGTCAAACAAATGGTATTACAGTAATAAACACAAGAGCATCAAGACTTGTGATGGACCCATGTAGTAATG GGTATGAAGTGACTCCAAAAGAGACTTCCACTTTGAGaacttttaacagtaat TATTGTTGGTTCTACTTTAGTGAATATAACTCCTGCATGCGAAGTGTCTGTTGGTTCCTGCACGTACCTAGAGATGGGGATGAAAAG ttctGCATGGATACAGTGAAAAAGTTTTGTCATACCGGGAAGCATGGTCTTATTTTGCGAGCAG TGGAGGTGTTTATGGCATATTACAGCAGTTGTTCTCCCAGCGTGAGTTTCAGTGAGGAGATTGTCAATTCTCTGCTGTCGTCTCTCCTTAATTTTTGTCTGCTGAGAGAATTTGATGCAGTCATTAACTTGCTTCTCAAACACAAGAGGCGG CCTCCACCTGAGATGATGTTAGCCGCTTTTAAACTTGTGATGGAAAGAGGCCTGATTAACTCTGTACCTGAGCTCATTCACCTCACCTCAAGG ATTGTCGAGGCAGGATGTGTATTCAGTGTGGATCAGTGTGAGGTCATGCAGAATCATCTCCAAATTATGCAGGTTCCTAGACAGCAGATGGACATTTTCCTAGCTGTTAAATGCAG AGCTCTGGTAACTAATCCCCATACCTCCGAGCTGTCAGATCTGGCTCAGGCTGTTGTTAGAGTTGAG atGCTGAAGCATCAGGAAGACTGGGCTGGACTGGCTCTAGTATTCTGCAATGTTTGTGTTGGGTCACACAGCCAAATGGAACTTCTCCGGTTTTGCTGCTGTGTTACCATGGCACTGCTGAAAGAGCCCAAAGGCAAACTCACCCTACCGTATGAGCTGTTTGCTGAATCAG TGTGTCAGCAAGTCTTGTCCAATGACATGATAAAAACCATCCTGGGGAGAATTGGAGTCTCTCTGATCTTCAGGTACCACAGGACACGAGATTGGAATAAG GGAGTGAAGCTGGTCAGTGTGATGTTCAGGCTGCACATTGAGTTCATCACTCTGAAAGGGCTAATGGGGAATGAGAACCGGGTGTCTCGCTGTCAGCTGGTCACTATGGCCACAGAGTTCTTCCTCCATAGCGGAAGTATTGAGGGAGCTTTGAAAATGCTGAGAG CTGATGGCTGGTTTGTGAACTCCAGCATGTGGCCTTGTGAGCAGGTCGACATCGAAAATCGAAAACATGTCCTGACGCTTTTAGCTGAGAAGACGTCACACAGAGACGCCTTTGAAATTATCACCAATTTACCTGGAATCAGACAACCGATAA ATGGTGTGCAGATAAACGAATATGCTGAAACATTCAATGTTCATCTGCGTCTGTGCTTGGTAAAGCAGACATTACCAGTCGCTGCAGATCTCCTTGAGTTCATGCTAATACACGGTCTGGTGCCTGATACCCTCCAGCTACAGAACCTCATCCATAAATTGGGCAAACAGAACAACTGGAGCCGTGCCAGGGCGCTTTTTAAAC GTGCTCAGTCGGCAGGGTTTTACTCTGCGGTGGTGTGTGAAAGAGACTCTCTGTTTCTGCCATGTAATCTCAGTGAAATTGAGATGACGCTGGCCTTCGAGATGTTCATCACCTTTATTAATACTAAACTACTGGCCCCTTCTGGAGCCTCCCAACCACTTCTCATTACACTCAGACG GCATGCCGATATTGAGGATTTAACGGAGAGTGTGTACTTGGCGGCGGGTTGTCGGCTTCTCTCTGCGGCTCTCATACCAAACCCTAAATTGAGCATCCGCTACACAGCTGTCAATAAAAGCCAAGAACAGTTCTTTCACCTGGACCGTGCATCTGCCCACAAATGGTTTTTGCAGAACGAGCGTTGGGCACGAGAGATTTGGGCAagctaa